DNA from Candidatus Omnitrophota bacterium:
ACAACTCAACGGGCAACTTCGGATATGACAACATCAACGTTGATTACGCTCCGGTCCCGGAACCGGCGAGCCTTCTTCTGCTCGGTTCGGGTCTGGTAGGTTTGTTAGGGTTGAAAAGGAAAAAGTAACCTGATTTAAGGGGCCGGCCCTGCTAAAATCTCATCCCCCACGAATAAGACGAAGCAGGGCCGGTTCTTTTATCATTGTAACTGCAACCAGGGCAAGGCCGCTGCCGTTAAAAGCAGCGGCCTTTTTTCGGAGTTTACTTTTCCCGGCTTCTCTGATAAGATAGTAATCACCGGAAAGGGCAGCTAATGAGCGTAAAATCACTGGAAGAACTCGCGCAAAAACTTAACATCTCGCGCCGTACCATCTCGAGGGTCCTTAAGAACGACAAGAACGTGGCCGAGGAGACTCGGGAGCGCATTTTAAAACATCTCGATAAAGAGAAGTATTTCCCGAATATCCACGCCGCGAGCCTCGCTTCAAAGAAGATAAACGTAATAGGCCTTGTATTCCCTAACGATACTTTCATAAATACCGATTTCTTCGCGATAGATACCATCAAGGGAGTGGCCCGCGCCGCCAACGAGAACAACTACCAGCTGATGATATTCACGCAGACCAAATTTGACGGCGACCAATGCCTCCAGATGTATAAGAGCAAGCTGGTTGGCGGCCTGATATTGGTGGCTATCTCGAGAGACGATACTGAAAAACTCGAAGAATTAAGGAAACAGCAGGTCCCGGTAGCGCTGCTTTTCGCGTATTCCGAGAGGGCGGATTCTTTCGGCTGCGATAACAGGAAGGGCGGATACGTCGCCACGAAGCACCTCATAGATACCGGCAGGAAGAAGATAGCCTTCATCCACGGGCACGAGAACTGGTTCGATGCCGAGGAGAGGTTCAAGGGATATAAACAGGCGCTCGAAGAGGCCGGCCTCCAATTCAGGCCGGAATACGTGGAGCGCGGATATTTCAGGTACGAGGACGCCGGGATCGTCGCGAAAAAGTTCCTCTCGCTCGATTCCCCGCCCGACGGTATCTTTGCGGCGAACGACAGGATGGCTATCGGCGCGATAAAGGCCGTAAAGGGCGCAGGGAAGAGGGTCCCGGAAGATGTCGCCATAGTCGGATTCGATAATATACCGATATGCGAACTCTTCGATCCCCCGATAACCACCGTCGACCAGCCCGTAGTCGATATCGCCTACGAAGCCGGCTCAGACCTGCTCAACTCCATAAACTCCCCCCACAGGAAATCCTATACGCGTTTCTTCGATCCCAAGCTCATCATCCGCAAATCCGCTTAATAGCATTATTGCGCCCACCCTTTATTCGTGATATAATTATGCCCTTATGAAAGAGACAGGGAAGGGAAAGAGGCTGGAAGACAGGCTTTTGGGAGACGAATGGGCGGATTGGCAGCCGGGCACCAAGGGCGGAAGCCCAAGCGACGCCCCGAAATCGTTATTCATTTTTTTCTCTTTTTTAGTATTACTCCTTGTCTTAGTTGGAGTTTGGCTGTTCTGGTACCTTGCCCTTCCCCGCTTTGAAAGCTTCGGGCGGGGGTTTACGGATATTGCCGGGGTAGTTTTTTGTATCTTCGGCTCTTTAACGGCGGCGTGGTACCTGGCGCAGGTCTTATCGGCGGTTTTCAGGGTCAAACTCGCGCCGTCTTTTATCGCCAGGCGGCTCCCGCTGCGCATATTCCTTTCCGGAGCGGTAAGATTGGCCGGACTTTTCGGCGTAACGAGGGACAAGATAGGCAATTCCTTCGTCAAATTCCATAATGACCTTATGTACGCGACGCGGACGGGCAAGGACTCGAAGAAAATACTCCTTCTCCTGCCCCGATGCCTCTCCGCGGATATACGGACAAAGATAAAAGAGCTCAGCGAGAAGTACCAATTTGTAGCTTTCACCGCTTTCGGCGGGGACGAGGCGAGAAAAGCCATAAAGGACCACATGCCCGACGCGGTCATAGGCGTGGCGTGCGAGAGGGACCTCATCTCCGGCATACAGGATACCGCCCCGAAGATGCCGGTCTTTGGGCTAGCGAACAAGCGCCCCGAAGGGCCTTGTAAGAACACTTCTGTAGACATAAAAGAACTTGAAAAAATAGTAAGATACTGCCTTAACGTATGAGCGAGAGACTCTTAAATGCGATAAACAGGGCTCAGGAGTATCTCTTGAGCAAACAGGATGCCGACGGCTATTTCCATTCGAATTTCCACATGGACCTGGGCCTGGAGGCGGATACCATCTTCCTTTTGCGGTTCCTTGGGATAAGGGACGACGCGCTGGAAGAAAAATTGGTGAATTATATTTTAGCAAGGCGCCTCGAGAACGGGGGATGGGCTATCTATCCGGGCGGCCCTCCGGAACTTAACGCCACCATAAAAAATTATATGGCGCTTAAGCTTAAAGGATTCGAGGAGGCCAACCAGCTGATGGCGCGGGACCGCCGGATAATTTCAGACCTCGGCGGCATCGAAAAGTCCAACAGTTATAACAGGTTCTATCTCGCCATGTTCGGTCTCGGGAATTGGGCCGCGGCGCCCGCTATCCCGCCGGAACTCATATTGCTCCCGGAGCAGTTCCCGGTGAATATTTACGATTTCAGCGCGTGGACGAGGACGATCGTCGTGCCGCTTTCGATAATTTGGGCTTTCAGGCCGGTGCGTCCGCTCGCGAAAAATTTCAACGTCGACGAACTTTACGTTAACGGCCGCAGGATGAAGGATTGCGGCATACGCTGGGACCGGCGCGGGATAAGCTGGAAGAACCTTTTCCTCTTCCTGGACGGGACGATAAAGGCCTTGTATAAATTGAGATTAGCGTTCCTGAAGGGCGCGGCGGTGAAGAAAGCCGAACGATGGATGATAGATAGGTTCGACAAAAGCGACGGGCTTTGCGCGATCTATCCGGCTATGATCAATTCGGTGATGGCATTGAGCTGTCTCGGGTACAAGGACGACCACCCGCTGGTAAAGTCCAACCTGGATGAAGTCCTGAGGCTGCTCGTGCATAAGGGCGACAGGGCGGAGATGCAGCCCTGCGTCTCGCCGGTCTGGGATACCGCGCTCTGCGCATATGCCCTCGGCATATCGGGCTTACCGAAGGGCCATGAGTCGATGAGAAAAGCCGGCCGGTGGCTGCTCTCGAAGCAGGTCAACGAGCCCGGCGATTGGAAGGTCAAGACTAAAGAAGCCGTGCCAGGCGGTTGGTATTTCCAGTTCAGGAACGAATTTTACCCGGACATAGACGATACCGCGCAGGTACTGCTCGGGCTGATGCAGATAGATATGGGGCCGGAAGAACCGCAAAAGAAGGCCGGGTTCGAACGCGGCCTTGGCTGGATGCTGAAGATGCAGTCCCGGGACGGCGGATTCAGCTCTTATGACAAGGATAACAACAAACGTTTCCTAAACAAAGTCCCGTTCTCCGACCATAACGCGATGCTCGACCCGACGTGCGCGGACATAACCGGCAGGGCCTGCGAGCTGCTTGGCAGGTTAGGTTACGACGCCAAGAAACCCCCGCTTAAAAATGCCGTGAAATTCCTGAGACGTGAGAAACTGCCCGACGGGACATGGTACGGCAGGTGGGGGGTTAATTATATATACGGCACATTCCTGGCCGCGCGGGGCCTTTCTTTTTCGGCCGGAGGGCCGTCAAAAAAAGAATTAACGGCGGCAGCCGGATGGATATACGGGGTCCAGAATGAGGACGGAGGGTGGGGTGAATCGGCGCTGACTTATGAGGATCCGTTCAAGAAAGGCAGGGGGCCCTCGACCGCCTCGCAGACGGCATGGGCGCTTTTTATACTTTTTGCAGGCGGCGACTACGACAGCAGCGCCGTCGAACGCGGCATAAATTATCTTATAACGAGCCAGGGGGTAAACGGTAGCTGGGAGGAGGCTTATTTCACGGGAACGGGTTTCCCGAGGGTCTGCTACCTGCGCTATGAGCTTTATTCGGCGTATTTCCCGCTTATCGCGCTTTCCGAATACGCGGCCAACCGCGGAAAGATGAAGGTCTGAAAAATGAGATTCAAGCCCGGTTTAACGGCCAGAATGACGAAACATATAATTGCCAACAAGATCAGGAACAACAAGAAGTTCTCGCTTGTTTTAATGCTGGAACCGACGTTTATGTGCAACCTGTCGTGCGAAGGGTGCGGCCGCATAAGGGAATATAAACGCGACCTGCACAAGATGATGACCGTCGCCGAATGCCTAAAGGCGGTGGATGAGTGCGGGGCGCCGATAGTGTCGATCTGCGGCGGAGAACCGCTCGTCTACCCGTATATATCCGAGTTGGTAGAGAAACTTGCCAAGAGGGGTAAATATATATACCTCTGCACCAACGGCCTTCTCTTTAAGGATAAGATAGACACGTTGAGGCCGAGCGGCAACCTCATGATAAATTTCCATATCGACGGGCCGGAGAAGATGCATGACGCGATAACCGGGCTTAAAGGGACATACGCGAGGGTGATCGAGGCGATAAAATCGGCAAAAAAGAAGGGTTTCTTCGTCTGCACCAATACCACCATCTACAGGCAGACTGACATAAACGAACTTAAACAGTTGTTCAAGACCCTCCAGGGCGCCGGGGTGGACGGCTTCCTGATATCGCCGGCCTACGGGTACCCGCAGGTGGGCGAGGCATTCTTCTTCCGCAAGAAGGAACTGGCGGATTTCTTCCGGAAACTCGAGCCCGAGTTCAAAAAATACAATTTTCTCGGCTCCCCGTTATATTTTGAATTTGTGCAGGGGAAGCGCGAGCTGGATTGCGCGCCCTGGTCGACGCCGACACGCAACCCGATAGGGTGGCGCTCGCCCTGTTACCAGCTTGCCGATAAGCATTTCGCCACCTACAAGGAACTTATCGAAAAGACGGAATGGAAAAAATACGGTCCTAAGAGCAAGAACCCGCACTGCGCGGAGTGCGCGGTCCATTGCGGTTTCGAACCTGCCAGCGTGCTCGAAGGAAAGTCGTTCAAAGATATAATGACGTTGATCGGCTGGCAGTTCAGTTAATCCCGGGAGAAAAAATATGATCCTTGTGACCGGCTCTAACGGTTTCGTGGGTTCGCACGTAGTGAGATTATTGGACAATAGGGGGGAGCGCGTCCGCTGCCTCGTGCGCAAGAATTCCAATCTCGTGAATCTCATCGAGGAGCAGCCCTTGAAATGCGATGTCGAATTCGCCTACGGCGACCTGCGCGATCCGGATTCGCTCAAGAAAGCCCTCTCCGGGGTCAAGACCGTATACCACCTGGCCTCATATGTCCATCTCTGGTACGCGAATCCCAAAGAAGTCTATGATATCAATTGGACCGGGACGAGGAATTTATTCCAGGCCGCGCTCGAAGAGGGGGTCGATAAGGTCGTCTTCACCAGCACGGCCGCCATTTTAAAAGGGGGCACAAAGGAGAACCCGTCCGACGAAAGGGCGGTATTGGGCCTGGGGAAGATGGCCGGCCACTATGCCCGCTCAAAATGGCTCGCCTACGAGGAAGCGGTCAAATATATCAAGAAAGGCCTTCCGATAGTTACAGTCAGCCTGACGACGCCGGTGGGCGAAGGGGATTACAACTTTACCCCTCCGGGAAAGATGATACTCGATTACCTTAACGGCAGGCTTCCCGGCTATATCGACACCGTCATAAATTATATCGATGTGGGGGATGTCGCTGCCGGGCACCTGCTCGCGGAAGAAAAGGGAAAGACAGGCGAGCGGTATATCCTGGGGGCCGACAACCTGACTCTTGAGGAGGTATTCGGCATTTTAAGCGAAATTTCCGGCAGGCCTAAGCCGAAGACCAAATTTTCCGCGTCGCTCTTGCTGCCGCTGGGTTTTGTATCGCAAAAGATATGCCAATATGTGACGCACAAGGAACCTCTTATCCCATGGGAAGGGTTGAGGCTCGGCGGAAAGCCGTTCGCTTTCGATTGTTCAAAGGCGGTGAAAGAACTGGGACTCCCGCAGGGCGATGTAAAGGACGCTTTCCGGAGATCCGCGGAATGGTTCTACTCGAAGGGTTACGCGAAACGGGGAGAGAAGGGATGAGGATATTGACGCCCAGGAAGATTGGGTGCTGTTTCGGCGTGAACCGCGCGGTAAAACTCACGGAAGAAGCGCTTTCGAGAGGCGTCCCGGCCTATATAACCGGAGAGCTGGTCCATAACGACGCCATTACCCGTAAACTCTCCGAAAAGGGGCTCAGGGAAGTGAAGAGCATAAGAGAGGTAAGGGAAGGCGGGATGCTTATCATACGCGCGCACGGCATCTCTCCCGACGAAAGGGCTAAGGTCGCGGTGAAGAGGATAGAGATAGTCGACGCCACCTGTCCCATTGTCAGGCAGGCGCAGATCGCGGCGAAGAAACTGGAAGAGGAGGGCTATCAGGTCCTGATAGTGGGAGACAAGGACCACGCCGAGATAAAAGGCATATTGGGCCACCTGAAGGAGAAGGCGATAGTGGTCGCGAACCATAAAGAGGTCGACCAGGCAAAATTGAAATACAAGGTCGGCCTTATCTTCCAGACGACCCATTCGGTGGAGCTCTGCAGGGATGTCGTTGCCGAGGTGATGAGGGTAGCCCATGAGATAAAGATAATCAACACCATATGCGCCGACATCAGGAAAAGGCAGGAGGACGCGGTAAAACTCGCCCAGAAAGTCGACCTGATGATAGTCGTAGGAAGCCACCACAGCTCAAATACCCTGAAGCTCAAGAAACTCTGCCATAAATACAATAAAAATACGATACAGATAGAGAGCGCGAAGTACCTGAAGCCGTCTGCGCTGAAAGGCGTAGGATCGGTCGGCATAATCGGGGGCGCGTCGACGCCGGATGTGCTCATCGAAGAAGTCAAGAAGAAGCTCAAAAAGTTGGGCTGAAAATGAAGAAGATCGCCGTCATCTTCGCGTTTTACCGGGAGCTCAGGCCCCTGGCGCGCCTGATGAGCGTAAATTTTTTTAAATCGCTCCGGCCGGTGATACTGGCGAAGGACGGATACCTGGTCCTAGCAAATAGCGGTATAGGAGCGGAAAAGGCCGGGGAGATGGCGGAGGA
Protein-coding regions in this window:
- a CDS encoding PEP-CTERM sorting domain-containing protein, with protein sequence MNVDYAPVPEPASLLLLGSGLVGLLGLKRKK
- a CDS encoding LacI family DNA-binding transcriptional regulator; the encoded protein is MSVKSLEELAQKLNISRRTISRVLKNDKNVAEETRERILKHLDKEKYFPNIHAASLASKKINVIGLVFPNDTFINTDFFAIDTIKGVARAANENNYQLMIFTQTKFDGDQCLQMYKSKLVGGLILVAISRDDTEKLEELRKQQVPVALLFAYSERADSFGCDNRKGGYVATKHLIDTGRKKIAFIHGHENWFDAEERFKGYKQALEEAGLQFRPEYVERGYFRYEDAGIVAKKFLSLDSPPDGIFAANDRMAIGAIKAVKGAGKRVPEDVAIVGFDNIPICELFDPPITTVDQPVVDIAYEAGSDLLNSINSPHRKSYTRFFDPKLIIRKSA
- a CDS encoding DUF116 domain-containing protein — protein: MKETGKGKRLEDRLLGDEWADWQPGTKGGSPSDAPKSLFIFFSFLVLLLVLVGVWLFWYLALPRFESFGRGFTDIAGVVFCIFGSLTAAWYLAQVLSAVFRVKLAPSFIARRLPLRIFLSGAVRLAGLFGVTRDKIGNSFVKFHNDLMYATRTGKDSKKILLLLPRCLSADIRTKIKELSEKYQFVAFTAFGGDEARKAIKDHMPDAVIGVACERDLISGIQDTAPKMPVFGLANKRPEGPCKNTSVDIKELEKIVRYCLNV
- the shc gene encoding squalene--hopene cyclase, yielding MSERLLNAINRAQEYLLSKQDADGYFHSNFHMDLGLEADTIFLLRFLGIRDDALEEKLVNYILARRLENGGWAIYPGGPPELNATIKNYMALKLKGFEEANQLMARDRRIISDLGGIEKSNSYNRFYLAMFGLGNWAAAPAIPPELILLPEQFPVNIYDFSAWTRTIVVPLSIIWAFRPVRPLAKNFNVDELYVNGRRMKDCGIRWDRRGISWKNLFLFLDGTIKALYKLRLAFLKGAAVKKAERWMIDRFDKSDGLCAIYPAMINSVMALSCLGYKDDHPLVKSNLDEVLRLLVHKGDRAEMQPCVSPVWDTALCAYALGISGLPKGHESMRKAGRWLLSKQVNEPGDWKVKTKEAVPGGWYFQFRNEFYPDIDDTAQVLLGLMQIDMGPEEPQKKAGFERGLGWMLKMQSRDGGFSSYDKDNNKRFLNKVPFSDHNAMLDPTCADITGRACELLGRLGYDAKKPPLKNAVKFLRREKLPDGTWYGRWGVNYIYGTFLAARGLSFSAGGPSKKELTAAAGWIYGVQNEDGGWGESALTYEDPFKKGRGPSTASQTAWALFILFAGGDYDSSAVERGINYLITSQGVNGSWEEAYFTGTGFPRVCYLRYELYSAYFPLIALSEYAANRGKMKV
- the hpnH gene encoding adenosyl-hopene transferase HpnH; protein product: MTKHIIANKIRNNKKFSLVLMLEPTFMCNLSCEGCGRIREYKRDLHKMMTVAECLKAVDECGAPIVSICGGEPLVYPYISELVEKLAKRGKYIYLCTNGLLFKDKIDTLRPSGNLMINFHIDGPEKMHDAITGLKGTYARVIEAIKSAKKKGFFVCTNTTIYRQTDINELKQLFKTLQGAGVDGFLISPAYGYPQVGEAFFFRKKELADFFRKLEPEFKKYNFLGSPLYFEFVQGKRELDCAPWSTPTRNPIGWRSPCYQLADKHFATYKELIEKTEWKKYGPKSKNPHCAECAVHCGFEPASVLEGKSFKDIMTLIGWQFS
- a CDS encoding SDR family oxidoreductase, with the protein product MILVTGSNGFVGSHVVRLLDNRGERVRCLVRKNSNLVNLIEEQPLKCDVEFAYGDLRDPDSLKKALSGVKTVYHLASYVHLWYANPKEVYDINWTGTRNLFQAALEEGVDKVVFTSTAAILKGGTKENPSDERAVLGLGKMAGHYARSKWLAYEEAVKYIKKGLPIVTVSLTTPVGEGDYNFTPPGKMILDYLNGRLPGYIDTVINYIDVGDVAAGHLLAEEKGKTGERYILGADNLTLEEVFGILSEISGRPKPKTKFSASLLLPLGFVSQKICQYVTHKEPLIPWEGLRLGGKPFAFDCSKAVKELGLPQGDVKDAFRRSAEWFYSKGYAKRGEKG
- the ispH gene encoding 4-hydroxy-3-methylbut-2-enyl diphosphate reductase, which encodes MRILTPRKIGCCFGVNRAVKLTEEALSRGVPAYITGELVHNDAITRKLSEKGLREVKSIREVREGGMLIIRAHGISPDERAKVAVKRIEIVDATCPIVRQAQIAAKKLEEEGYQVLIVGDKDHAEIKGILGHLKEKAIVVANHKEVDQAKLKYKVGLIFQTTHSVELCRDVVAEVMRVAHEIKIINTICADIRKRQEDAVKLAQKVDLMIVVGSHHSSNTLKLKKLCHKYNKNTIQIESAKYLKPSALKGVGSVGIIGGASTPDVLIEEVKKKLKKLG